The genomic interval cctgaatctctCTTGCACCGCTGgtatttctctctctatgtatgtcCAGGTTGaccataattttgcttgcattaatgctatggtcctatagttgttgaagtctcctttcttgtggatggggttgtatattgatcatttcctatctttatgcaaaataaaattgtGAATTCATTCTGAATGGACAGTATGTCTGTTTCTTTCTGCTATTATAATTGTCTTTGTTTGTGCTTGTCATCCTAGATCCATTTTGCATTGCTGCAGCCCAGCATGAGTTTCCTTTCTTTAAGTTCAAGCTCATCCTCTACAAATGAAAAACCAGTGGTAACCCTTTGGGGTAATATTGTTGcttccttcttttgaaatcaCACAGCTTCCTACTCATTTACTGAAAACACATTCTCTATAGCCATTCTCTAAGTCCCTGGATCAGGCCTGGAGAAtgtatggctttccagatgttttgggctacaattcccataataTTTGGCCATGAAGGCTGGGACTTCTAGTGGCAGTAGTCAAGAGCATCTGGAGCACCATAAATTCCCCACCTCATCTCACAGGTTGTCAGTATGTTGGTGGTCATCCTGGGACTCCCAGATTCTAAACAGCACACAGCTACTATAAGCTCCAGACAGCATGTTGGCAgcatgcgattttaggctgcatcaataaaagtatagtgtctagatcaagagaagtaatagtgccactatattctgctttggtcaggccccacctgaaatactgtgtccagttctgggcaccacaattcaaaaaggacattgagaaactggagccatgtgtccaaaggagggtgactaaaatggtgaagggtctggaaagcatgtgCTTTGAGGaatgagttagggagctggggatgtttagcctggagaaaagaaggttaagtggtgatatgatagccctgtccaaagaacaggacccggaacgatggatgcaagctacaggaaaagagattccacctcaacattaggaggaacttcctgacagtgagagctgttcgacagtggaacacactccttccctggagtgtagtggagtctccttctttggaggtatttaaggagaggttggatggccatctgtcggggatgctttgattgagatttcctgcatggcaaggggttggactggatggcccttgtggtgtcttccaactctacaattcaatgattctatgttTGATGTATTGAATTCCACTTTCAGATTTCTTTCATTTGTGACTGCTTCTCATAGGATGTCTACTGCTGGGTGACACTCTTCCTAGTTCTCCTTTTGTGTGTCAGTGTGCCAGAACTGTTATTATTAGCCAGCTCAGAAGTTTGGAATTCATGGACTGGATActaaatattttaattgaatgAGTCTAAAATCATAAATGCTGTAGAGTCCTTTCCCCCCACTGCTGTGGTGGAACATGCGTGGGACCATACCACCATTTCTCACTGAAGGTCTCAGAATTGATCCTAGTATTTCCTTAGATTCTTGAGGACCTTGAGTAGACCATTATAGAACAGATGCAAGATATCCCTTCAGGTTCTTCCCTAAAGATAAGAAAAGGATATCCCATAGATAACACAACATGAGCTGTTAACCATGACCTAGATATGtcttgctttcctttcttctaCAGTAGTATTTCTCTGGTTGATTTCTGTATAGGTTCTTTTCTAATTTGTGAAACCTAAAGTATATCTATCTATGATTTTGGCAATGTAGGCTATTCAGCGTAACAGTTGGCAAGTGGGAAGTTACACCTGTGGCCTCTTTGTGTTTCCTACAGGCTGTGAATTGAATGACACAATCAGGAAATGTGTAGTGGAAGTAGATGATGATTTATTGGAACACCTTGTGTACTTGAAAACGGTAAGCTGTTACATACATGATGTGTTACCATCATCTCATTACATTATCTTGTACAGGATGGATTTTTACTTCTTCTGGATTGATTTCAGATTCTGCACAGCTTCCTCTGAAATCATTAGTCCTCTTTGAATCCTGTGGCCTTTCAAATGTAGCCAAACTCAAGTTCCCATCACCTTCAGCCAAGATGACCAGTAGGCATGATGGAAGCCCATTCCTGCCCTTTTAAGCAGTTCTCTTATTGGCCGCACTGTATGACCTGAATATCACCTTGCCTTTATAGAAAGGCGTTCATTAAATCTGTGGTCTCTATTGGCAACTTCTGGTGCTGTTTGTTTCGTTCTTCTAGGTATCTCTGGGTGAAGATGCTGATGACAAACtacatgtggttgctgtggagTCCAAAAACATGGTCAGCAGCCTCAAGCCAGTATCACTTGTGTCACTAAGACACTCTGTTCTGCCAATGGTAATGCTATAGAACAATAAACTACACTAAAGCATTGAGACAGAAATATCTCAGTGGCATGTTGAATTATGCCCTCATTCTCTTTCTGTAATACATCCACAGACACATACACTTCTCCTCCCACCTTATGTTCTTATGACTGAGACAAATTTTTGGAAGTTCAATCCCAGAAGCTTGTGGCCATAATGTTGGAATGATATATTTCAGAAGTGCAGGAATTCATCACGACACGTCCTGTAGTTGTGTTTCACATTGGAAGTTCAATAGTGAGAGCAACCATGTTGAtacatggaaaagaaaagaaagctgaaacagattGGGAGAGTAGTGACTTTTGCTGAGCCTCTTTGCATGTCATCAAAgcacttttgttctcttccaaagggagacagttgtaaaagtgtacCTTTTGTCATACTGTAAAAACccgtttggcaaaaggcatgctttacAACCGTCTCCCAAGAGAAcggaagtgctatgacagcatgcagagaggcaaggagaaagatgCTACTCTCCTGTTCgctttcaattttcttttctcatgcaatcaGGATTTTATTCGCCCTAAATGGAAAAGCTAAGCCCCTCATCCCAGTGGTGGAATGGTACTCACCTACATGGTTGAAACTGCCATCTAAGCTGTGCCCCTTTTGCTTCCTAGTGCACACATTATCACCGTATACCTCCGCTCCCTCCGCAGCAGTTAGGATCTGTTCCTCAGTAAGGGTAGGTTGGTTTTTCTAGCAGCCAGGCCTGGATTGTGCCTCCACTCCCCTGACCCCTTGTCTGAGGAGAGTTCAGGACTACACATGCACTCAATCCATTGTGAGATCAGTTCCCTATCTATCCATTCCTATTAGGATGGAAAGCTGGGAGAAACCAAATAATGTTCTTTTacagagacaaaacaaaaagggaaaaaaagccccCTCTGGCAAAAATAATGAGATCTCCAGCCATTCCTGAACATTGGCTCTGCTAGCTGAGACTGATGGAAATTACTATCAGTATGTTTGGAGAGATCCAAATGTCCTGCCTCTGTTTTAAACAAGGAGTGAGGGGTTTGTAGCCTTTTAGATACtggcaagagccagcatggtagtggtttgagtgttggactatggcacTGGAGACCAGTTCAATTTCCAGGTTGGCtgtgaaacctactgggtgaccttgggcaggtcatatgctcccagcctcaggagaaggcaatggcaaacctcctctgaacaaatcttgcgaagaaaaccctacgatagtgTCGCTttagcataagttggaaatgacttgaaggcatgcaacaacaacaacaacaacaacaacaacatactactGGTCTGCAGTTCTCATTGGCCCTacccaacatagccagtggtgaaggaagATGGAAGGTACCATCCATATTTCCCATCCTGGGACCCCACTGTAGAAGAAAATGCTCTGTGGTGTATTGATATTGTGTTGTTGTTCCTCCATTGGTGTTGAAtttggaattatatatatatatactaaacTGTGgcatctcatttttaaaacagaccTGTCTTCATGGCTTTGAATTTATGCCCCCTGTTACCTTTATCCTGAAGTCTGGGACTGGGCCAGTCTACCTCCATGGAGAACATCTGATCTGTGAGTGAAAACTTGACTTCATGAATGAGTAACAAGATGTTGGAATGGGAGAGGAACAGGAACTGGGTGGTTGACTGGTGGTGTGGTTgtttgccttcacattgtttcctacctgtggcaaccctaaaatgaaactttcacagggttttcttggcaagtttcttcagaggtgggaaagaaataaaagtttattatttttcattatggTTGCTGTTTATCAGCTATATTATTTATTCATGTCATGTCATTTATAGGCTGGTTTTCTTTATTCAAAGCAGTGTACAGTTAATAAATGAAGGGAAGTACGACCCAAATTGTAAAACATTCAAGCTTTGCTGAACAATGTCATTTCACAAAGCGCAGCTCTTAAAAACACTCCTGTccgatatacatacatacatactgtacatacgaAATAAGTATAATGAGGGGGCAGAATTGAAGATGTTGGACAGGAGTGTTTCTAAATTTATCTTGTTTCTAAATTAGAAATTTCTGAATTTTGTTCTATTTCTAAATTGCTACGAATAACCCTGCCTTGAACAAAACACGGCAATG from Sceloporus undulatus isolate JIND9_A2432 ecotype Alabama chromosome 6, SceUnd_v1.1, whole genome shotgun sequence carries:
- the LOC121932698 gene encoding nucleoplasmin-like; this encodes MIHFALLQPSMSFLSLSSSSSSTNEKPVVTLWGCELNDTIRKCVVEVDDDLLEHLVYLKTVSLGEDADDKLHVVAVESKNMVSSLKPVSLVSLRHSVLPMTCLHGFEFMPPVTFILKSGTGPVYLHGEHLILEDVSDYEPTEEDVPPDEGEDDTDQGSPEEEEEQEQDQGEEEEEEEEMDTQEANEEEVEAETANEETEAGNAELEAEEATKQR